Part of the Sodalis praecaptivus genome, CGGCGACACTGTCAAAGCTTCACATTGATGAGTATCACGCACCTCGAGCGTTTTCTCGATATACAAACTGCGAGTACTGACGCCCCGCATCAGTACCTGATGTCGTCTTCCTGCTGGGATCCATACGCCAGAAAAAGGAGGCACGACCCAAGCGCCATCATCCGTTTCCACTTCCATCAGCCCACTAATCCCGTACAGAAACTGGGCCCGTCGGTGGCTATGCCGGGCGAGTAAGGTATTGGGTAAATAATCCGTGCCGATAGCCAGCACCGATCGTTCCACAGCATCCACTTCCGAAAGCGGGATATTACGCATTATTAATCCGTTTGGCTGAAACTCACCTATTATTGTCTAATTTGCGAATGTCAGCCAGTGATGAAACCCTTACATTACCCCTATTTCATCATTTAAGGGCAACTCATGTTCTGGCTTCTGCTCATTGTATTTGGCATTCTCTCTGGGATGACTACGGTGTTATTTGGTTTCGGTGGTGGTTTTGTTGCGGTGCCGCTTTTGTTTGCACTCACCACGCTGTCATATCCATCAGGATCTCTCATCGGGCAATCGGCGATGCACATAGCTGTAGCGACATCGACTGCCACCATGATTTTTGGGGCCGGTTTAGCCACATTGCGGCGCCATCAGGAGGGACAATTGCGATGGAAATATGTACGGCCATTATTAATACCCCTGGCTGTCGGCGCAACAGGCGGGGCGGTAACGGCGGCGGCAGTCAGCGGCCCATGGATCAAAGGGTGCTTTATGGTCTATATCGGCCTTACCGTCTTTGATGCAGTATTGCGTCCAGGGTTTATTCACGAATCACACGCCCGGTTCCGGCCATTAAGCGCTCGGGCAAACCTCTTCGCGGGACTAACAATGGGGGGGGTAGCGGCTTTTCTCGGCGTAGGCGGTAGTGTAATGAGTGTCCCGATGATGCGCCGACGCGGTGCGTCCATGTCTGAAGCAAGTGCTCTTGCCAATCCGGTGTCGTTACCCATGGCAGTGGCGGGAACGTTGGTTTATGTTTTTTTAGCGTGGCGCGGCCAGTCCTTAGGAAATGGGTTCGTGGGTTACATAAATTTACCGGCACTAGCAGTCCTTGTCGCGGGGTCGTGGTGCGGGATTTATCTGGGAGCCCCGCTTCTAAGCAAAATACCAGATGGTGCGCATGCGCGATTATATCTCGCTTTATTGATTCTGATGTTTGTCGTGCTGTTAACGACATAGACAAATGACGGGGCAGGGTGCAAAAGGAAACGACGAGACCCTCTTGTTCACTTCCCTCATGTTTTCATCCGCTGCGCACAGAAGACATGGCGTGAGGGAAGTGTCGACCGAAAATGAGAGTCAACTCAAGTATCACCTAAAGACGCTATTATAACTCTTTCCAGGGCCCGGGATAGATGATATCAGTTTTCACGGGTTCGACTCCCTGGTTCCACCATTTTGCTTCCCAGTTCTTAGTTTTCCAACTCACTTTGTCATGAGCGACATAAATTTCTTTGGGGTCCCAGATTGGATAGGTTGCTGAATGATCGGGAGTAACGAGGAGATTATGAGTGACGCTAGCTTGATTACCCAGTGAGTCAGAGACGGTAAGCTTCATAGTGAAGTCCTGTGATTGTGTGACGGCGGGTGCGCTAAAATGTAATATTGACTGATTAAGTGTCTCTGCCTCGAAACATTCCGGTATGTCCCAATCATAGGTGGTTATATCAGCAACATTTGAGGTTGATTTCGCAGCCGATAAGACTATTTTTTCATTTTCAATTGCCGCGGTTGGTCCGTCGATTACGGCCTTAATGATTGGGTTCTTTTCCTTTAAGTAACGAATTGCGGCACTCACATTTGGCCTATGCCCAATATGGTAGGATGCCCCTTCCGCATAGCCTGTGTCTTTGATCAGTTGCCTGATTTCCTGTGAGCTAAGATAAATGCCCAGATGACCTATCGCATAAGATTGGATTAAGGCTAACGCTCCCGAGCTTAATGGCGTCGCGCTTGAGGTGCCCGAAAAATCCTTTGAATAATTACGATCATTGCCTGGTAATTTTTGTAGCGAGCCGTAGCCTGTCGTGACTACGCTCCAATCACCCCATGAGTTGATGAGTGAGCTTGAATGATTATAGTTTGAAAAACTGCATCGACTCCCATCATGATGGGCAGATGCGCCGATAAGCGTACTTCCATTGTCTCCATACTGATTCATATTACCTAAAGCCATACTGAGATCTAAACCACCATTGCCCGCAGCCAAGATGACGACAACCCCATTGTGGGTTAATGAATTAATTCTATCCCACCATGCTCTGCTATCCGTCACCGGAACCAATTTATCTCCTACCTGCAATTGAATATCTAAACTCACAATATCCCCTGGAATGGCGTCACGAACGATAAGATCTAAGTCACCTGTGTCATAGAAATAGTAGTCGGACCCATAAGCAATACCCGTAACGCCAAACTCCTTTTTAGCTGCGGCAATACAACCAGTGGAAGCAGTGCCATGATTACAGTCTTCTGTTTCACTCCGGCTATGAACCACGGTGATGTTCCCTTTCAGGTTTTCATGGTTGGCATAGACGCCGAAATCAAGATGTCTCACCGTGGCGGCTTGACCATTTTCACCTTCATCCCAAACTGTACGAACATTCATACCTTTAATGTTTGCAGACGTTGGGTCTAAATATGTTTGTAAGTGATTAAAACAAGGCGTTTTATAATAATCTGTTTCTGATTTCTCATTAACGCCACCTTCGTCTAGGGTAACGAGTGTCGGGGCTAAATTAATGGGAGTGATATTTTGGATGTCTGGGACAACACTGCAATAAGTGACGTAATCGAGTAACTCTAGTTCTTGAGCAATGAGGACAAGCGTATCATATTCACGGTAAGGCGCTGTTTTATAAACGTTGGGTGAAATATCACCTAATAGATGATTAAAGTTCAGTTTAGAGAAAACAATGTTACTTAAGCTTAAGGTTACAGAGGTAAATTTTGTCATTTCTGCTTTCAAACGTTCTAAATCACTTTCTTTTTCTAATTTTACCTGTAAATAGTATTTGTCTATGCCGTCATAGCGTTTGTATGTTTCTTTTGTCAATTTACTGGTTGTGGTGATGCTATTTGAGCCATTTGGTTGTAGTGCAATTGAAGGCGACACATCAATAGTATTAGATCTCAAAATGACGGACAGCTTATGATTAATATTTGTCGTCGCAATGGCGCCATATTGACCATAACCCTGGTTTTTGAATACACAGGTTGGCCCTTTCAGGGTCGCAACATCACTTCCATGTTTCTGCAAGGTGATCATGCAACTCTCACACTCACCCAAACCCGTTGCTTTGACATAGATGTTGCCGTCAAAGATATTGCTATGATAAATATAAAGTGAAGGCTGTTTCATGTGACACTCCTTGTGTGTTAAAAACATGACAGTCTCATATTTATCAGTTGCAATCTTTAGGATGATGTTGGTTGTCTAACCGCACATGAAGTCGCGCTGTTTTAATGTAAAAAAGAGGGAGGCGAACCGGTCATATGAGGAAGAAAGATCACAAAAAATCCGAGGTCAATGCCATACTGCACGCGAAAAGAAAATAATTTTAAGCGCCTTAAGTAAGCAATGGCTCAAGCAAAGGAGGCGATAACATCAATGACGATTCAGCCATGTATATTGAAAATAAAGTGCGTCGCCTCACGATGGATGAGTGATGCATCCTAAAGGTGTCGAATTTAGCATCTTTGTGTACCGCCATTCGTTGTAGTCAAAACGTAATCGGATAATCGGTAATGAAAAGTCGCTACACCTACCGCCATTTAAACACAGATCCTAAATTGGTCTCTCTTTAGCACAGTAGGCGCCGCCATGTTTTATTGATGGTATCAGAGCGAGAGCGCTTTCATGCCAGTGGAAGATAAAAGGGTGCTGCCGAGACATCTAAAACAGGTTTGTGGTGTAAGCATTGACCTCATTAATCAATGCTGATGCTGCAATGTCGCGCCTTACATAGTGTTACATCCAGAATTAGTTAACAAAATAACGACAAAAAAGGATGTTTTACTTCTGCCGCGAAAACCTTAGCGTTTATCAGGAATACTCAATGCCTGTTATTGCTGCGGGCATTTCATTCAGTTTACTCTCTCCCCTTTTACGATGTTAAAGGATAATCCGTGATCACACCGCATTAGGCTCTTTAGGAATTTGACACATTCATCTCGATATTGATATCTGTTATATTGGTTTAAAACCGTTACAGCATTAAAGGATGTATACGCCTGATGATTAACCGTTTCATTTTCGTCGCCTTTGCGGCAACTTTTGCCCTGACGGGTTGTGCCAAAACGGCTGCTGACAAGCCAGCAACCGATTTCTCCAAGGGTGCGACGGTTGTCAATGTCACCCATCTCGAAGCCCTTTCTGCCGATGGCTCCTCTATTTATGTTACCGTCGATGGTAACGATGCTGGCGCGTTAGGCAGAGGAGATAGCCTGGTGCTGCATGTACCCGCGGGTAAACACCAGGTTGGAGGATATGCCCGCTCGCTGGTTGGGCACGTTTCCGTCCCGCCGGTGGAAATTACCACCACCAGCCAAAGCATGAAACACGTGGCCTATACGGTGAAAGCCACCAAGCCGACATTTACTGAATTGCCTGACGAGCCGCTACCCCAGCCCCAAGAAAAACCGAAGGCAACTGAAGCCGCGCCGGCGACGCAGGCCACGACGGAAGCAACTCCGGCCGATACTATCACGTCCCAGGCCACTTCCACACCGGCCGACACTAGCACGTCCCAGGCCACCTCCACCCCGGCCGACACTAGCACGTCGCAGACCACCACGACGCCGGCCGACACAGGCACGTCGCAGACCACCACGACGCCGGCCGATACTATCACGTCCCAGGCCACTTCCACACCGGCCGACACTAGCACGTCGCAGACCACCACTACGCCGGCTGATACGAGTACGTCCCAGGCCACTACCCCTTAATGACCGGGTTACCCATGATTTGGCAAACCATCGAAACGTCTTGAATCATATTTCCCACATGCGGATCGTTTTAGCCTCTCAGGCTCGTTACCATTCACCAATATTCGGGATGATGAATACTCCCGTTTCGCGGTAGAGAGGGGGGCATAATTCAGGTTCAAACTGATGTTGCCTCCACCCCCTCAAAAAGCGGAATCCTGGCAAAGTCACTCTGCCAGTTTGTGGGTGTCGTTTACTAAAGCGTTGGCGCAATTTCCATTTAATAAAATCGCATTCGCGATGACATTGAACAGATGATCTACCCGCGGCGCAAGCGAGGGTTGGTCATTGATCCACGCGAGGGCGCCTACCAGCGCAAACAGATCGGCGCCGTCGATATCGCCGCGCGCCACTCCCTGGGCCTGAGCGCGGGCCAAAAGGCGCGCCCCCTTGGCGCGCATCGTAACGCAAGAAGCATGAAGCGCGGAATCCGGGTCCTCAATGGAGGCCACCATGGAAGCAATGACGCCGCGGTGGCTATGCGCGACCGCGACGGTTTCACGCAACCACAACACGAGCGCATCGTCGGCTGAACTCGACGTCTCTAAAACCTCTGCCCTGGCCGTTAGTGCGTCGAAACTTACCCGTAACAAAGCTTCAAGGAGTGCTTCGCGGGTTGCAAAGTGGCGGTAGAGCGTACCGAGGCCGACGCCGGCCTTACGGGCGATGTCGCGCAGCGATGCATGGGCGCCCTGGTCGGTGAACACCTCCCGCGCGACCATAAGTAGGTGGTCGTAGTTCTTTCTAGCGTCTGCTCTCATAACCTTCACTTGACAAAGCGGAACACTGCTCCATATATTTGGAGCGCTGTTCCGTTAACCTTAACCTAATTATGTCGAGGGAGAAAGCCATGCCAATTCAGACAATGAAGGCGGTGCGATTACATGCCTATGGCGGCCCGGATGTGCTGCGCTATGAGGAAGCCCCTTTGCCTGGGCTTAAGCCGGGAGAAATACGCGTTCGTGTTCATGCGGTGGGTATCAATCCGCCTGACTGGTATTTGCGCGAAGGATACAAAACGCTACCGCCGGAGTGGCGTCCGTCTATCCCCCTGCCGGCCATTCCGGGCTCGGACATATCGGGCATCATCGAGGCAATCGCCCCTGATGTTCGAGATTTCACCGTGGGCGATGAGGTTTTTGGCATGATTCGTTTCCCGAGCTATGGGGAAAGCGCCGCCTACGCCGAATATGTTGCTGCGCCGGCGTCTGACCTGGCGCGCAAACCCGCCGGCATTGATCATGTGCATGCCGCGGCAGCACCGATGGCGTTGCTGACCGCGTGGCAGTTTTTAGTTGAGCTCGGGCATAATCAACCCAACCCGCTACAGGCGCAGGTACATCAGCCGGTAGCGCTTGATGGCAAGACGGTGCTGGTAAATGGTGCCGCGGGCGGTGTCGGGCACTTTGCGGTACAGATTGCGAAATGGAAAGGGGCGCACGTCATCGCGGTAGCTTCTGGTGCCCATGCGGCGTTCCTGCGGGAAATCGGCGCGGACCAGGTCATCGATTACACCCAGGTCGCGCCCGAGGAGATCGTGCAAGATGTTGATGTTGTCCTCGACACGCTCGGCGGTCCAACCACGGGTCGGTTTTTGCGCACGCTCAAGCGCGGCGGCGTGTTGTTTCCGGTGTTCCCTCTCGGTTTTTCCGGTGCCGACGAGGCGGCGAGGCGGGGTATAACGGTGTCGGCGACCCAAGTGCGATCGAGCGGTGCCCAGCTCGCGCTTTTGGGAGAACGGCTTGCGGCGGGGACGCTTCGCGTCGCTATTGATAGCATGTTTGCGCTGGCGGATGCGCGAAAAGCACATGAGCGTGCGGCGCGAGGACACATTCAGGGCAAAATCGTGCTTACGGTCGGATGAATCAAGGTTGCTCAACACGTTTAACGTGCGCCGGCTTGAATGCGCGAGCGGCGGCTTTAAGCCCCTTGGATTCACGCAAGTTGACAGGGCGTTTTCAACCCGATTCCTTCACGGTATCCTAAGGTGCGCGCGCCGCGCCGGCCCTAGGTGAGAGGAGATTCACCGGCGATACGTGATGGGCCTGTGTCATGATGTCCGTGTATTCTGTCACAAACGATCGGTATCCTATCCCCTTAACGATAATGGCTATGCCATATTTCGCCGATAGGGTTTATCGCCAGCGGCTGCTCGGGACAACGTTGACTTGGGCCAGCGCGGAATGAAGCGCAATTAGCAATAAAAGGTTCTGATCGCCTGCAACGCGAGCGGTATTGCGCGTGCAGAGACGCCTCTACAAGGGCAATTCAGTCGATATTTTTACGGTCTGCATCGGAATGTCGGTTTTGACATTCTGTACGCCGTTATGCCGGGTGAGATGAGCCATTTGAAAGGTTCGATAACCCTCCATATTTTCCGCGACCACCCTGAGCAGCGCATCGCATTCTCCAGCCATGATGTGGCATTCCACCACGGGCGGGAGCGCTCTCATGGCCTGGACGAATGTACCGACCGTTTCGGCGTCCTGGGCTACCAGAGAAATGCGGGCAAAAACGGTAAGGCCAATCCCCACCTTAGCCGCATCGAGTAATGCTACATATCCTTTGATAATGCCCTGGTCTTCCAGACGTTTTACCCGGCGCAAGCAGGGCGATGGGGAAAGGCCGACACGAGCGGCAAGATCCTGGTTTTGCAGGCGCCCTTCGGCCTGCAGGGCGCAGAGAATGGCGCGATCAATCTTATCCAGACCAGTTGGCATAGATTACCCTTGAAATAGGTATTGTGTGAAATTGAATGCCAATAATGGCGCCAGGTGAGGGAAATTCGCAATCTGCTGTGGGCATAT contains:
- a CDS encoding S8 family peptidase, with the translated sequence MKQPSLYIYHSNIFDGNIYVKATGLGECESCMITLQKHGSDVATLKGPTCVFKNQGYGQYGAIATTNINHKLSVILRSNTIDVSPSIALQPNGSNSITTTSKLTKETYKRYDGIDKYYLQVKLEKESDLERLKAEMTKFTSVTLSLSNIVFSKLNFNHLLGDISPNVYKTAPYREYDTLVLIAQELELLDYVTYCSVVPDIQNITPINLAPTLVTLDEGGVNEKSETDYYKTPCFNHLQTYLDPTSANIKGMNVRTVWDEGENGQAATVRHLDFGVYANHENLKGNITVVHSRSETEDCNHGTASTGCIAAAKKEFGVTGIAYGSDYYFYDTGDLDLIVRDAIPGDIVSLDIQLQVGDKLVPVTDSRAWWDRINSLTHNGVVVILAAGNGGLDLSMALGNMNQYGDNGSTLIGASAHHDGSRCSFSNYNHSSSLINSWGDWSVVTTGYGSLQKLPGNDRNYSKDFSGTSSATPLSSGALALIQSYAIGHLGIYLSSQEIRQLIKDTGYAEGASYHIGHRPNVSAAIRYLKEKNPIIKAVIDGPTAAIENEKIVLSAAKSTSNVADITTYDWDIPECFEAETLNQSILHFSAPAVTQSQDFTMKLTVSDSLGNQASVTHNLLVTPDHSATYPIWDPKEIYVAHDKVSWKTKNWEAKWWNQGVEPVKTDIIYPGPWKEL
- a CDS encoding Lrp/AsnC family transcriptional regulator, coding for MPTGLDKIDRAILCALQAEGRLQNQDLAARVGLSPSPCLRRVKRLEDQGIIKGYVALLDAAKVGIGLTVFARISLVAQDAETVGTFVQAMRALPPVVECHIMAGECDALLRVVAENMEGYRTFQMAHLTRHNGVQNVKTDIPMQTVKISTELPL
- a CDS encoding sulfite exporter TauE/SafE family protein, coding for MFWLLLIVFGILSGMTTVLFGFGGGFVAVPLLFALTTLSYPSGSLIGQSAMHIAVATSTATMIFGAGLATLRRHQEGQLRWKYVRPLLIPLAVGATGGAVTAAAVSGPWIKGCFMVYIGLTVFDAVLRPGFIHESHARFRPLSARANLFAGLTMGGVAAFLGVGGSVMSVPMMRRRGASMSEASALANPVSLPMAVAGTLVYVFLAWRGQSLGNGFVGYINLPALAVLVAGSWCGIYLGAPLLSKIPDGAHARLYLALLILMFVVLLTT
- a CDS encoding NADP-dependent oxidoreductase; translated protein: MPIQTMKAVRLHAYGGPDVLRYEEAPLPGLKPGEIRVRVHAVGINPPDWYLREGYKTLPPEWRPSIPLPAIPGSDISGIIEAIAPDVRDFTVGDEVFGMIRFPSYGESAAYAEYVAAPASDLARKPAGIDHVHAAAAPMALLTAWQFLVELGHNQPNPLQAQVHQPVALDGKTVLVNGAAGGVGHFAVQIAKWKGAHVIAVASGAHAAFLREIGADQVIDYTQVAPEEIVQDVDVVLDTLGGPTTGRFLRTLKRGGVLFPVFPLGFSGADEAARRGITVSATQVRSSGAQLALLGERLAAGTLRVAIDSMFALADARKAHERAARGHIQGKIVLTVG
- a CDS encoding TetR/AcrR family transcriptional regulator; the encoded protein is MRADARKNYDHLLMVAREVFTDQGAHASLRDIARKAGVGLGTLYRHFATREALLEALLRVSFDALTARAEVLETSSSADDALVLWLRETVAVAHSHRGVIASMVASIEDPDSALHASCVTMRAKGARLLARAQAQGVARGDIDGADLFALVGALAWINDQPSLAPRVDHLFNVIANAILLNGNCANALVNDTHKLAE